One Streptomyces lincolnensis genomic region harbors:
- a CDS encoding PP2C family serine/threonine-protein phosphatase — protein MMSQMPQQTALSRCPSCEEPLESGDRFCGACGYDLSVVPARPDDHPTVALNGSLPPEFGGTAPGGHELPAPGPQPPLTGSPVSPATGVRFDRPQPDEYPLQAPDPRVAAELATPAEGTALSTSCVACRAGRVDSDGYCENCGHAQPRERDHMEQECGPIAAVSDRGLRHHRNEDSFALGNTVLPDGSPATLAVVCDGVSSATRPDDASLAASRAAGEALLAALPQGTHPQQAMHDAIVAASHAVNALATEPATAREHAPHQNAPACTLVAAVVASGLLVVGWVGDSRAYWVPVDRSGPPARLTEDDSWAAQMVAAGLMNEAEAYADERAHAITGWLGADAYELEPHTASFKPDRPGVVVVCTDGLWNYAEAAEEMAQVVPLDAAARPLHSARVLVGHALDGGGHDNVTVALLPFPAPPQGAGSA, from the coding sequence TTGATGTCGCAGATGCCCCAGCAGACCGCCCTGTCGAGGTGTCCGAGCTGCGAGGAGCCGCTCGAGTCGGGTGACCGTTTCTGCGGCGCGTGCGGATACGACCTGTCCGTCGTGCCCGCACGGCCGGACGACCACCCGACCGTCGCCCTGAACGGCAGCCTGCCGCCGGAGTTCGGCGGCACCGCCCCGGGCGGTCACGAGCTGCCCGCTCCGGGACCGCAGCCCCCGCTCACGGGCTCACCGGTCTCCCCGGCCACCGGCGTGCGCTTCGACCGGCCGCAGCCCGACGAGTACCCGCTCCAGGCGCCGGACCCGCGGGTGGCCGCCGAGCTCGCCACCCCGGCCGAGGGCACCGCGCTGTCGACGAGCTGCGTGGCCTGCCGTGCGGGCCGGGTGGACAGCGACGGCTACTGCGAGAACTGCGGGCACGCCCAGCCCAGGGAGCGTGACCACATGGAGCAGGAGTGCGGCCCGATCGCCGCCGTCAGCGACCGCGGTCTGCGCCACCACCGCAACGAGGACTCCTTCGCCCTCGGCAACACCGTCCTGCCCGACGGCTCGCCCGCCACCCTGGCGGTCGTCTGCGACGGCGTCTCCTCCGCCACCCGCCCCGACGACGCCTCCCTCGCCGCCTCCCGCGCGGCGGGCGAGGCGCTGCTCGCCGCGCTGCCCCAGGGCACGCACCCGCAGCAGGCGATGCACGACGCGATCGTCGCCGCCTCCCACGCGGTCAACGCCCTGGCCACCGAGCCCGCGACGGCCCGTGAGCACGCCCCGCACCAGAACGCCCCCGCCTGCACCCTGGTCGCCGCGGTGGTCGCCTCCGGGCTGCTGGTCGTCGGCTGGGTCGGCGACAGCCGCGCCTACTGGGTCCCGGTGGACCGCAGCGGTCCACCGGCCCGGCTCACCGAGGACGACTCCTGGGCCGCGCAGATGGTCGCCGCGGGCCTGATGAACGAGGCGGAGGCCTACGCCGACGAGCGCGCCCACGCGATCACCGGCTGGCTCGGCGCGGACGCCTACGAACTGGAGCCGCACACCGCTTCGTTCAAGCCGGACCGGCCCGGTGTGGTGGTGGTGTGCACCGACGGCCTGTGGAACTACGCCGAGGCGGCCGAGGAGATGGCCCAGGTCGTGCCGCTGGACGCCGCCGCGCGTCCCCTGCACAGCGCCCGCGTGCTGGTCGGTCACGCCCTGGACGGTGGGGGCCACGACAACGTAACAGTGGCTCTCCTGCCGTTCCCGGCACCTCCTCAGGGGGCAGGATCGGCCTGA
- a CDS encoding globin — translation MGDVKEIRRGTLETQTFYEQVGGEETFRRLVHRFYEGVAEDPLLRPMYPEEDLGPAEERLTLFLIQYWGGPTTYSDNRGHPRLRMRHVPFTVNRAAHDAWLRHMRDAVDSLGLSEEHETTLWNYLTYAAASMVNTPD, via the coding sequence ATGGGGGACGTGAAAGAGATCCGGCGCGGCACGCTTGAGACGCAGACCTTCTACGAGCAGGTCGGCGGGGAGGAGACCTTCCGCCGCCTCGTCCACCGTTTCTACGAGGGGGTGGCCGAGGACCCGCTCCTGCGGCCCATGTACCCCGAGGAGGACCTCGGCCCGGCCGAGGAGCGCCTCACGCTCTTTTTGATCCAGTACTGGGGCGGTCCGACGACGTACAGCGACAACCGCGGCCATCCCCGGCTGCGGATGCGGCACGTCCCGTTCACCGTGAACCGTGCGGCGCACGACGCCTGGCTCAGGCACATGCGGGACGCCGTGGACTCGCTCGGTCTGTCCGAGGAGCACGAGACGACGCTGTGGAACTACCTGACGTACGCGGCGGCCTCGATGGTGAACACACCTGACTGA
- a CDS encoding FHA domain-containing protein, giving the protein MPTCPNGHQSGSDDWCEVCGHRMAGAVPPPPPPPGGGYGFPPPQGGQPGGRPPHLSAVPDPEPELCPQCRTPREGGAPFCEECRWNFLTNTATSYTPAAPPQPGPGQGPGQNPAARFQQQPGPSFGGGGDSYEYQGSRPSQMNRPAEPIPPGPQFGQQQGPGGPGGPNGPGGPGGPGYGQGPGGQGPGGPGGPGGPGYGQGPGGPNGPGGPGQGPGGPGPFGADPSRPVPPPPGPTPGGPGGPGQGGPPQAPQAYQQPGPGGPGQGGPPGYPQQHPNQQQHPNQQQPGNPPFGGGADDWVISPPSGGPGGQGGQGGPGQGPGGGYGYPQQSATQAPPAPGPGYPQQPASWTATIGPDRDYFMAMMQRSGPEAAGLNLPAYSPEQQRRLTGNQVTVGRRRHSTGDTPDIDLAVPPEDPGVSHQHAVLVQQPDGSWAVVDQNSTNGTTVNGSEEPIQPFVPVPLQDGDRVHVGAWTTITIRRG; this is encoded by the coding sequence ATGCCGACCTGCCCGAACGGACACCAGTCGGGTTCCGACGACTGGTGCGAGGTCTGCGGTCACCGCATGGCCGGTGCCGTGCCCCCGCCTCCGCCGCCGCCCGGCGGGGGTTACGGTTTCCCGCCCCCGCAGGGTGGCCAGCCCGGCGGACGCCCGCCGCACCTGTCCGCCGTACCGGACCCGGAACCCGAGCTGTGCCCGCAGTGCCGTACGCCCCGTGAGGGCGGTGCGCCGTTCTGCGAGGAGTGCCGGTGGAACTTCCTGACCAACACGGCGACCTCGTACACCCCGGCCGCCCCGCCCCAGCCGGGGCCCGGGCAGGGGCCGGGCCAGAACCCGGCCGCGCGTTTCCAGCAGCAGCCCGGTCCGTCCTTCGGCGGCGGCGGTGACTCCTACGAGTACCAGGGTTCCCGCCCCTCCCAGATGAACCGGCCGGCCGAGCCGATCCCGCCGGGCCCGCAGTTCGGCCAGCAGCAGGGACCCGGCGGTCCGGGCGGGCCCAACGGCCCCGGCGGTCCCGGCGGTCCCGGTTACGGTCAGGGCCCGGGCGGACAAGGTCCTGGCGGCCCCGGTGGTCCGGGCGGTCCCGGCTACGGTCAGGGCCCCGGTGGGCCCAACGGTCCTGGCGGACCCGGCCAGGGTCCCGGCGGCCCCGGCCCCTTCGGCGCGGACCCGTCGCGTCCCGTCCCGCCGCCGCCCGGCCCGACCCCCGGCGGCCCCGGCGGCCCCGGTCAGGGCGGTCCGCCCCAGGCACCCCAGGCGTACCAGCAGCCCGGTCCGGGTGGTCCCGGCCAGGGCGGTCCGCCCGGATACCCGCAGCAGCACCCGAACCAGCAACAGCATCCGAACCAGCAGCAGCCCGGCAACCCGCCCTTCGGCGGCGGCGCCGACGACTGGGTCATCTCCCCGCCGTCGGGCGGCCCCGGAGGCCAGGGTGGTCAGGGCGGTCCCGGCCAGGGCCCCGGCGGTGGCTACGGCTATCCGCAGCAGAGCGCCACACAGGCCCCGCCCGCGCCCGGCCCCGGCTACCCGCAGCAGCCGGCGAGCTGGACCGCGACCATCGGTCCGGACCGCGACTACTTCATGGCGATGATGCAGCGCTCCGGCCCCGAGGCCGCGGGGCTCAACCTGCCCGCCTACTCGCCCGAGCAGCAGCGCCGGCTCACCGGCAACCAGGTCACCGTCGGCCGCCGCCGGCACTCCACCGGCGACACCCCGGACATCGACCTGGCGGTGCCGCCGGAGGACCCGGGCGTCTCGCACCAGCACGCGGTGCTGGTGCAGCAGCCGGACGGCTCCTGGGCGGTGGTCGACCAGAACTCGACCAACGGCACGACGGTCAACGGCTCGGAGGAGCCGATCCAGCCGTTCGTCCCGGTACCGCTCCAGGACGGCGACCGGGTGCACGTCGGGGCGTGGACGACGATCACGATCCGCAGGGGCTGA
- a CDS encoding methyltransferase domain-containing protein: MGAHALDKYAKELADLAASARAALVREIDASGAWAADPVWREVFEAVPRHLFVPYYYVGVVGGHERRWGESPDPRTREQWVRGAYVDAPLATRLRDGELLSSSSQPSLMAMMLAELRVEPGDRVLEIGAGTGYNAALLAHRLGDDLVTTVDLEPEITEAARRHLAAAGYHPTVVTGDGARGVPERAPYDRIIATCTLPSVPRAWLAQSRPGARILSPLATGLIALTVRDAEHAEGRFLPTPAYFVPLRGGGPEPEPAPLGGVPRRAREDELFRFLLILTRGNLDPQEVFTLWEREGHPRRERYGITVRGEHEWAWLDDPEGPYAWPLT; the protein is encoded by the coding sequence ATGGGCGCGCACGCTCTGGACAAGTACGCCAAGGAACTCGCCGACCTCGCCGCCTCGGCGCGGGCGGCCCTGGTGCGGGAGATCGACGCGAGCGGGGCCTGGGCCGCCGACCCCGTGTGGCGGGAGGTGTTCGAGGCCGTCCCGCGGCATCTCTTCGTGCCGTACTACTACGTCGGCGTCGTCGGCGGCCACGAACGGCGGTGGGGCGAGAGTCCCGATCCGCGCACCCGGGAGCAGTGGGTGCGCGGCGCCTACGTCGACGCCCCGCTGGCCACCCGGCTGCGCGACGGCGAGCTGCTCTCCTCCAGCAGCCAGCCCTCCCTGATGGCGATGATGCTGGCCGAACTGCGGGTGGAGCCCGGCGACCGGGTCCTGGAGATCGGCGCGGGCACCGGCTACAACGCGGCCCTGCTGGCCCACCGGCTCGGCGACGACCTGGTCACCACCGTCGACCTGGAACCGGAGATCACCGAGGCGGCCCGCCGGCACCTGGCCGCCGCCGGATACCACCCCACCGTCGTCACCGGCGACGGAGCGCGCGGAGTGCCCGAACGCGCCCCCTACGACCGGATCATCGCGACCTGCACCCTGCCGTCGGTACCGCGCGCCTGGCTCGCCCAGAGCCGCCCCGGCGCGCGCATCCTCAGCCCGCTCGCCACCGGCCTGATCGCCCTCACCGTGCGGGACGCCGAGCACGCGGAGGGGCGCTTCCTGCCCACGCCCGCCTACTTCGTGCCCCTGCGCGGCGGCGGGCCCGAACCGGAGCCGGCCCCGCTCGGCGGAGTGCCGCGCCGGGCCAGGGAGGACGAACTCTTCCGGTTCCTGCTGATCCTGACCCGCGGCAACCTCGACCCGCAGGAGGTGTTCACGCTGTGGGAGCGCGAGGGCCACCCACGGCGTGAGCGGTACGGCATCACCGTCCGCGGCGAGCACGAGTGGGCGTGGCTGGACGATCCGGAGGGGCCGTACGCCTGGCCCCTCACGTGA
- a CDS encoding vWA domain-containing protein — protein MANFSKSSVPQFSVDVYQNEYLPEGGREVNAIVTVTATGGGTIGSAVAAPHLYGPGQGPDAAVAIMVDCSGSMDYPPTKMRNARDATAAAIDTLRDGVHFAVIGGTHVAKEVYPGGGRLAVADATTRDQAKQALRKLSAGGGTAIGTWLRLADRLLSSADVAIRHGILLTDGRNEHESPEDLKASLDTCAGRFTCDARGVGTDWEVKEVTGIASALLGTADIVADPAALAADFTQMMETAMGKEVADVALRLWTPVGTTVKFVKQVAPTVEELTDRRTESGPRAGDYPTGSWGDESRDYHVCVEVPVANIGQEMLAARVSLVVPQADGSAQNLGAQGLVRAVWTDDMVASTSINPQVAHYTGQAELAQVIQQGLDLRKSGDMDGATAKLGRAVQLASASGNADTAKLLAKVVDVVDAATGTVRLKAKVEEADEMTLETRSTKTVRVKK, from the coding sequence ATGGCCAATTTCTCGAAATCCAGCGTGCCGCAGTTCTCGGTCGACGTGTACCAGAACGAGTACCTGCCGGAGGGGGGCCGCGAGGTCAACGCCATCGTCACGGTGACCGCCACCGGTGGCGGCACGATCGGCAGCGCGGTGGCGGCTCCCCATCTCTACGGTCCGGGGCAGGGCCCGGACGCGGCGGTGGCGATCATGGTCGACTGCTCGGGCTCGATGGACTACCCGCCGACCAAGATGCGCAACGCCCGGGACGCCACGGCCGCCGCCATCGACACCCTGCGCGACGGCGTGCACTTCGCGGTGATCGGCGGCACACACGTGGCCAAGGAGGTCTATCCGGGCGGCGGACGCCTCGCCGTGGCCGACGCCACCACCCGCGACCAGGCCAAACAGGCCCTGCGCAAGCTCAGCGCGGGCGGCGGCACGGCTATCGGCACCTGGCTGCGCCTCGCCGACCGACTGCTGTCCTCCGCGGACGTCGCCATACGCCACGGCATCCTGCTGACCGACGGCCGCAACGAGCACGAGTCACCCGAGGACCTGAAGGCCTCCCTCGACACCTGCGCCGGCCGGTTCACCTGTGACGCCCGGGGCGTGGGCACCGACTGGGAAGTGAAAGAAGTCACAGGGATCGCCTCGGCACTGCTCGGCACCGCCGACATCGTCGCCGATCCGGCCGCCCTCGCCGCCGACTTCACGCAGATGATGGAGACGGCGATGGGCAAGGAGGTCGCGGACGTCGCGCTGCGGCTGTGGACACCGGTGGGCACCACTGTGAAGTTCGTCAAGCAGGTCGCGCCCACCGTCGAGGAGCTGACCGACCGCCGCACCGAGTCCGGCCCCCGCGCCGGGGACTACCCCACCGGCTCCTGGGGAGACGAGTCCCGTGACTACCACGTCTGCGTGGAGGTACCGGTCGCGAACATCGGCCAGGAGATGCTCGCCGCCCGGGTCTCCCTGGTCGTCCCGCAGGCCGACGGCAGCGCCCAGAACCTCGGCGCCCAGGGTCTCGTACGGGCCGTGTGGACCGACGACATGGTCGCCTCGACGTCGATCAACCCTCAGGTCGCCCACTACACCGGCCAGGCCGAACTGGCACAGGTCATCCAACAAGGGCTGGATCTTCGCAAATCGGGAGACATGGACGGAGCGACGGCCAAACTGGGCCGGGCCGTTCAGCTCGCGAGTGCTTCCGGGAACGCCGATACTGCGAAACTGCTTGCGAAGGTGGTGGACGTGGTCGACGCGGCGACAGGTACTGTGCGACTGAAGGCGAAGGTCGAGGAGGCCGACGAGATGACTCTCGAGACCAGGTCCACCAAGACCGTCCGCGTGAAGAAGTGA
- a CDS encoding serine/threonine-protein kinase: MSEAPRTCQRPDCDGNYEDVGGGELYCDTCGLAPVVSPTGMVGSPPTGITAGGRGSRGSGSASSRSSSRGSSRTSSQSSKSRRSVSGRLSRSLSGKSTSRSVSVKSSGSSAGSSARGRLGAGLVEVPGVPRPDPRAMVLDNPEVPERKRFCSRSDCAAPVGRARGERPGRTEGFCTKCGHPYSFVPKLKAGDVVHGQYEVVGCLAHGGLGWVYLAVDRAVSDRWVVLKGLLDTGDQDAMAAAISERRFLAEIEHANIVRIYNFVEHLDQRTGSLDGYIVMEYVGGKSLKEIANARRGAEGRRDPLPVEQACAYGIEALEALGHLHSRNLLYCDFKVDNAIQTEDQLKLIDMGAVRRMDDEESAIYGTVGYQAPEVAEVGPSVASDLYTVGRTLAVLAFDFQGYTNVFVDSLPDPDHIEVFRRYESFYRLLVRATDPDPGRRFASAQEMAEQLTGVLREVVSLQSGRARPALSTLFGPEIRVTDPELFPRLDGEVSRLGGRAARTKRAPAGNGLPAPAPPAPVPSAPSIVKHVDAPAAALALPVPHVDPSDPNAGFLAGLMATAAAELLGALSAAPAPSTETRLRQIRAWLENDEAQAAHESLLRLEGERPDDWRVVWYRGVAALVTGDHEAAALAFDAIYDAFPGEMAPKLALGLCAEVLGQLDNAAEYYRLVWSTDPSYVSAAFGLARVQLAAGDRRGAVGTLESVPESSIHYTAARVAAVRARLRQRTALASDVPFLDDLTAAAGQIEALQSYGLDPARREQLSAEVLGCALDWILSGGQGFVPPAAGGRKLLGSGLDERGLRFGLERSYRTLARLASGGEERIDLVERANRYRPRTWV; the protein is encoded by the coding sequence ATGAGCGAGGCACCGCGGACCTGTCAGCGGCCCGACTGCGACGGTAACTACGAGGACGTGGGCGGCGGCGAGCTGTACTGCGACACCTGCGGTCTGGCGCCGGTGGTCTCGCCGACCGGCATGGTCGGCTCACCGCCGACGGGCATCACCGCCGGCGGCCGGGGCTCCCGGGGCTCCGGCAGCGCCAGTTCCCGCTCCAGCAGCCGCGGCAGTTCGCGTACGTCGTCCCAGTCGTCGAAGTCCCGGCGCTCGGTGTCGGGACGCCTGTCGCGGTCCCTGTCCGGCAAGTCCACGAGCCGTTCGGTGTCGGTGAAGAGCTCCGGCTCCAGCGCCGGCTCCTCCGCGCGCGGGCGGCTGGGCGCGGGCCTGGTCGAGGTGCCGGGGGTGCCGCGGCCCGATCCGCGCGCGATGGTGCTGGACAACCCGGAGGTGCCCGAGCGCAAGCGGTTCTGCTCGCGCTCCGACTGCGCGGCGCCGGTGGGGCGGGCGCGCGGCGAGCGGCCCGGCCGCACCGAGGGGTTCTGCACCAAGTGCGGGCATCCGTACTCCTTCGTCCCGAAGCTGAAGGCCGGCGACGTGGTGCACGGCCAGTACGAGGTCGTGGGCTGTCTGGCGCACGGCGGCCTCGGCTGGGTCTACCTCGCCGTGGACCGCGCGGTCTCCGACCGCTGGGTGGTCCTCAAGGGCCTCCTCGACACCGGCGACCAGGACGCGATGGCCGCCGCGATCTCCGAGCGGCGCTTCCTCGCGGAGATCGAGCACGCCAACATCGTGCGGATCTACAACTTCGTGGAGCACCTCGACCAGCGCACCGGTTCGCTGGACGGGTACATCGTCATGGAGTACGTCGGCGGCAAGTCCCTCAAGGAGATCGCCAACGCCCGCCGCGGCGCGGAGGGGCGGCGGGATCCGCTGCCGGTGGAGCAGGCCTGCGCGTACGGCATCGAGGCGCTGGAGGCGCTCGGCCATCTGCACAGCCGCAACCTGCTGTACTGCGACTTCAAGGTCGACAACGCGATCCAGACCGAGGACCAGCTCAAGCTGATCGACATGGGCGCGGTGCGCAGGATGGACGACGAGGAGTCGGCCATCTACGGCACGGTCGGCTACCAGGCGCCCGAGGTCGCCGAGGTCGGGCCGTCGGTGGCCAGCGACCTCTACACGGTCGGGCGCACGCTCGCCGTCCTGGCCTTCGACTTCCAGGGCTACACGAACGTCTTCGTGGACTCCCTGCCCGACCCCGACCACATCGAGGTCTTCCGCCGGTACGAGTCCTTCTACCGGCTCCTGGTCCGCGCCACCGACCCCGACCCGGGCCGCCGGTTCGCCTCCGCCCAGGAGATGGCGGAGCAGCTCACCGGTGTTCTGCGCGAGGTCGTCTCCCTCCAGAGCGGCCGCGCCCGCCCCGCCCTGTCCACCCTCTTCGGCCCCGAGATCCGCGTCACGGACCCGGAGCTGTTCCCGCGGCTGGACGGCGAGGTGTCCCGGCTGGGCGGCCGGGCGGCCCGCACCAAGCGGGCCCCGGCCGGGAACGGGCTGCCGGCGCCCGCTCCCCCGGCTCCGGTCCCCTCCGCGCCCTCCATCGTCAAGCACGTCGACGCCCCCGCCGCGGCCCTCGCGCTCCCCGTCCCGCACGTCGACCCCTCCGACCCGAACGCCGGGTTCCTGGCGGGGCTGATGGCGACCGCGGCGGCGGAGCTGCTGGGGGCGCTGTCGGCGGCACCGGCGCCGTCGACCGAGACCCGGCTGCGGCAGATCCGGGCCTGGCTGGAGAACGACGAGGCGCAGGCCGCCCACGAGTCCCTGCTGCGGCTGGAGGGCGAACGGCCCGACGACTGGCGGGTGGTCTGGTACCGGGGCGTGGCCGCGCTGGTCACCGGCGACCACGAGGCCGCGGCCCTCGCCTTCGACGCGATCTACGACGCGTTCCCCGGCGAGATGGCCCCCAAGCTGGCCCTCGGCCTGTGCGCGGAGGTGCTGGGCCAGCTGGACAACGCCGCCGAGTACTACCGCCTGGTCTGGTCGACCGACCCGAGCTATGTCAGCGCCGCCTTCGGCCTGGCCCGCGTCCAGCTGGCCGCGGGGGACCGCCGCGGCGCCGTCGGGACACTGGAGTCGGTGCCGGAGTCGTCCATCCACTACACGGCCGCGCGCGTGGCCGCCGTACGGGCCCGGCTCAGGCAGCGCACCGCGCTCGCTTCCGACGTACCCTTCCTGGACGATCTGACGGCCGCCGCCGGTCAGATCGAGGCCCTTCAGTCATACGGTCTGGATCCGGCCCGGCGTGAGCAGTTGTCCGCGGAAGTGCTCGGCTGCGCGCTGGACTGGATACTCTCCGGTGGCCAGGGTTTCGTCCCGCCCGCCGCAGGGGGACGGAAGCTGCTCGGCAGCGGCCTGGACGAACGGGGCCTGCGCTTCGGCCTGGAGCGTTCGTACCGCACGCTGGCCCGGCTGGCGTCGGGCGGCGAGGAGAGGATCGACCTGGTGGAACGAGCCAATCGTTACCGCCCCCGGACATGGGTGTAG